The Dokdonia sp. 4H-3-7-5 genomic interval CTGCAGATGGTCTAAGAGGTAAAGCAATTCTTGCAGATGGTTCTGAGAAAAACTTTACTTCTACTAAGAAAGCATTAGACGCAAGTAAAGATAAAGACGATAAGAAAGAAGAGGACAAACCTCTTACGGTTATGCCACTTACCTTCCCTAATATGGCTTTTGGTTTTGAAACAAGACCGACACAGCAAGATATTTTAATCACAAATGCCACTGTGTGGACAAATGAAGCCGAAGGTATTCTAGAAAATACTGATGTCTTAATAAAAGATGGAAAGATTAGTGCAATAGGTAAAAACCTTTCTGCTCGTGGTGCTATGGTAGTAGATGGTACTGGTAAGCATGTAACTTCTGGTATTATAGATGAGCACTCTCACATTGCTGCATTTGCAATCAACGAGTCTGGTCATAACTCTACGGCAGAGGTTCGCATGAGTGATGTAGTTAACCCAGACGATTCTGATATTTACCGCAATCTTGCTGGTGGAGTTACAGCTATTCAATTATTACACGGATCTGCAAATCCTATTGGAGGACAGAGTGCAGTAATGAAATTAAAGTGGGGATCACCTATTGATGAGATGGTGATTTCAGATAAGAAGTTTATCAAATTTGCTTTGGGTGAAAACGTAAAGCAAGCAAACTGGAATAGCTTCTCAAGATTCCCACAAACGAGAATGGGAGTAGAGCAAGTATTTGTGGACTACTTTACAAGAGGAAAAGAATACGAAGCAAAGAAAAAGAGCGGTCAACCTTATCGCATGGATGAGGAGATGGAAACTATTGTAGACATCCTTAATATGGATCGTTTAATTTCTTGTCACTCCTATGTGCAAAGTGAAATTAACATGACCATGAAAGTGGCAGAGCAGTTTGGTTTTCATATCAATACATTCACACACATACTTGAAGGATATAAAGTTGCAGATAAAATGGCAGAACATGGTGTAGGAGGATCAACATTCTCAGACTGGTGGGCTTACAAATATGAGGTAAATGACGCTATTCCTTATAATGCAGCAATCATGCATAGAGCAGGAGTAACCGTTGCTATTAACTCAGATGATGGTGAGATGTCTAGACGTCTTAATCAAGAAGCTGCAAAAATTCATAAGTACGGTGGTATCTCTGAAGAGGATGCTTGGAAAATGGTAACTCTTAATCCAGCAAAACTATTACACATGGATGATCGCGCAGGTAGTTTAAAGCCTGGTAAAGATGGAGATGTTGTCATATGGACGGATCACCCACTTAGTATAAAAGCGAGAGCAGAGAAAACGATTATAGAAGGAAAAGTATTTTTCGATATGAACAAGGACGAAGAACTTCGTAATACAGTACAACGCGAGAAAGCACAACTTACTGCAATGATGCTTGCAGAAAAGAATAAAGGCTTACAAACGCAACCTGCCAAAAAGAAAGAAAAACAACGTATGCATTGTGATACAGAACAAACACTTTACTAAGATGAAGACACTACAACAACTATTAGTAGCCGTTGTTTTCCTTTTAGGAGCAACTGCAAGCGCACAACAAACACCGGCCTCAGCGCAATCTGCTGCCTACACTATTACAGGAGCAACCGCTCACGTAGGTAACGGAACCGTAGTAGAAAATGCTACGATTGTTTTTGAAAACGGTAAAATAAGCACGATTCAAAGCGGAGGTGCAACCACTAAAGGTGAAGTCATTAATGCTACTGGAAAGCATATATACCCTGGTTTTATAGCTACAAACACTACATTAGGTCTTGTAGAAGCAGCGGCCGTGAGGCAATCTAATGATGATGATGAGATAGGTGAGTTAATACCGCACGTACGTGGTATTATCGCTTACAATGCAGAATCTAAAGTAGTAGAGAGCATGAGACCAAACGGCGTACTTATGGCGCAAATTCGTCCTGTAGGAGGTACTATTTCCGGTTCTTCATCTCTTGTTCAACTTGATGCATGGAACTGGGAAGATGCTGCTTATAAGACAGACGAAGGTATCTTTATGGACTGGCCTAGTTCTATGCGACGCGGTCGCTGGTGGTTAGGTGAGGAGCCAGGTTATAAACCAAATAAAAATTACAGTAAAGATGTAAACGAAATCAAAACTTTTTTCAATAATGCTCGTGCTTATGGAAAAGGAAACACATCAAAAAATCTTCCTTTTGAAGCGATGCGTGGTATTTTTGATGGAACTCAAAATGTATATGTCTCTGCAAATGATCAGAAGCAAATACTTGATGTGATAGCATTTGCAAAGGAGATGAACCTCAAAAATGTAGTTCTTGTGGGAGGATACCAGTCTTACAAAGTAACTGCAGAACTTGTAGCGGCAAATATGCCAGTAATTTTACAGCGTGTACAAGAACTACCTTCTATGGAGGATCACGATTATGATTTACCTTATAAGTTGCCTAAGTTACTTACAGATGCTGGTGTTACTGTAGCGCTAGGATACGACTCAGAGTACTGGCAAGTGCGTAATCTTCCTTTTTATGCAGGACAGGTTACTCAATTTGGTATGAGTGATGAAGATGCACTTAAAATGATTACAATGAATCCTGCAAAAATCATGGGAGTTTCAAACACTGTTGGGACACTTGAAGTAGGAAAAGATGCAACACTTTTTATAAGTGAAGGAAATGCACTAGACATGAGAGGAAACATTCTTTCGAGAGCATTTATCCAAGGGCGTGATATAAGTTTAGAGTCTCACCAGACCAAGCTTGCAAAGCGTTATGCAGAGAAGTATGGACAAAAGGAGTAATCCTTACTCTTAGTTATATTAATGAATAAAGCCCGAGCAATTGCTCGGGCTTTTATTTTGCGGTAGATTACTAATGGCTATTTAATCACTATACAACCTTTACCAGAAATTCGGCTGGAGTAGCTGTCTACTTGAAGTCCATTACCTTCATAAAGTGCGGTACTTTCAGATAGGTATTGATCTATATCCGCTTTCGCGAAAGCGAGACAAAACATACTAGGTCCGCTGCCAGAAATACCAAAGGCTATGCATCCATTTTTTTGAGAAATCGCTTTAATCTCATCAAAATGGGGAATCAATTGCTTGCGATGTGGCTCTACAAGTACATCTTTGATGCTTTCCTTAAATAATTGCTTATCCCATTCATAAAGCGAGGCAACAAAGCCTGCCAGATGTTGTGATTGTGCAATGGCATCCTTGAGAGGCACGTGCGTGGGTAAAATCTCCCTCGCTTCTTTAGTTTTAATAGTAATATGAGGATGTAAAATCCCGACGAAAACCGTATCCATGGGAGGTAATGCAATTACTTTAAATGGATTGTAGCCAGTAACGAGCGTGGTACCTCCATAAATGCAAGGAGCCACATTATCTGCATGCTCATTGCCACTTGCTAGTGCTTCGCCTTTCATGGCGTAGCGCGTGAGTTCAAGATTAGATAATGGCTGTTCTAAAAACTGATTAATACCATACACCGCACCTGCAGCACTTGCACTACTGCTGCCTATTCCAGAACCGGAGCGTATCTTTTTATGAATTTCTATTTCTACTCCAAAATCTGCATTAACGCCTTCTAGCATTGCATTACCCGCCACACCAGCCACATTATTATGAGCTTCCATTGGGAGCTTATCACCTGTAATTTCTGTAATCGTAACTCCGCGACCTTCAGTTTTTCTAAAAACCATCT includes:
- a CDS encoding amidohydrolase family protein, with product MKTLQQLLVAVVFLLGATASAQQTPASAQSAAYTITGATAHVGNGTVVENATIVFENGKISTIQSGGATTKGEVINATGKHIYPGFIATNTTLGLVEAAAVRQSNDDDEIGELIPHVRGIIAYNAESKVVESMRPNGVLMAQIRPVGGTISGSSSLVQLDAWNWEDAAYKTDEGIFMDWPSSMRRGRWWLGEEPGYKPNKNYSKDVNEIKTFFNNARAYGKGNTSKNLPFEAMRGIFDGTQNVYVSANDQKQILDVIAFAKEMNLKNVVLVGGYQSYKVTAELVAANMPVILQRVQELPSMEDHDYDLPYKLPKLLTDAGVTVALGYDSEYWQVRNLPFYAGQVTQFGMSDEDALKMITMNPAKIMGVSNTVGTLEVGKDATLFISEGNALDMRGNILSRAFIQGRDISLESHQTKLAKRYAEKYGQKE
- a CDS encoding homoserine kinase — translated: MSQEMHKKATVQSLDNPTEIRVFCPATVANVNCGFDSLGFALEGIGDEMVFRKTEGRGVTITEITGDKLPMEAHNNVAGVAGNAMLEGVNADFGVEIEIHKKIRSGSGIGSSSASAAGAVYGINQFLEQPLSNLELTRYAMKGEALASGNEHADNVAPCIYGGTTLVTGYNPFKVIALPPMDTVFVGILHPHITIKTKEAREILPTHVPLKDAIAQSQHLAGFVASLYEWDKQLFKESIKDVLVEPHRKQLIPHFDEIKAISQKNGCIAFGISGSGPSMFCLAFAKADIDQYLSESTALYEGNGLQVDSYSSRISGKGCIVIK